The following coding sequences lie in one Sorghum bicolor cultivar BTx623 chromosome 6, Sorghum_bicolor_NCBIv3, whole genome shotgun sequence genomic window:
- the LOC8060414 gene encoding protein HOTHEAD, translating to MAADDLHFTRTLSTVLATSFFVLLCSSLQVRGVNYTFVKDAALAPSVSYYDYIIVGGGTAGCPLAATLSERFRVLLLERGGSPYDDERIGDMTRFADTLSDTSPGSPAQRFVSEDGVINSRPRVLGGGSCINAGFYTRASDDYVRDAGWDLGATGAAYRWVEDVVAFQPELGPWQAAFQSGLLEAGVAPDNGFTFDHLDGTKVGGSIFDADGRRHTAADLLRYARAEGLDVLLRARVAKILFVNVRGRRPVARGVVFHDSEGRMHKAYLNAGRRNEIILSAGAMGSPQLLMLSGVGPADHLSSFGITLVHDQPAVGQGMSDNPMNAIYVPSPSPVEVSLIQVVGITQVGSYIEGASGSNWGVPQSASGGGVDRPRNFGMFSPQTGQLATVPPKQRTPEAIERAAESMRQLDDSAFRGGFILEKVLGPLSTGHLELRSRDPDDNPSVTFNYFSHPEDLRRCVAGLSVIESVIHSKAFENFTYSYFSMETLLNMSTGFPVNLLPRHDSDSTSLEMFCKDTVMTIWHYHGGCQVGRVVDAEYRVLGVDALRVIDGSTFNASPGTNPQATVMMLGRYMGVRIQNERLKAEGVEGTKL from the exons ATGGCTGCCGACGATCTGCATTTCACACGAACACTGTCCACCGTTCTCGCTACgagcttctttgtactcctatgCAGCTCGCTACAAG TACGTGGCGTGAACTAcacgttcgtgaaggacgcgGCGCTGGCGCCCAGCGTGTCGTACTACGACTACATCATTGTGGGCGGCGGCACGGCCGGGTGCCCGCTGGCGGCCACGCTGTCGGAGCGCTTCCGCGTGCTCCTGCTGGAGCGCGGCGGCTCCCCCTACGACGACGAGCGCATCGGGGACATGACCCGCTTCGCCGACACGCTGTCCGACACCTCCCCGGGCTCGCCCGCGCAGCGGTTCGTGTCGGAGGACGGCGTCATCAACTCGCGCCCAAGGGTGCTGGGCGGCGGCAGCTGCATCAACGCCGGCTTCTACACGCGGGCCAGCGACGACTACGTGCGGGACGCCGGGTGGGACCTCGGCGCCACCGGGGCGGCGTACCGCTGGGTGGAGGACGTGGTGGCGTTCCAGCCGGAGCTGGGGCCCTGGCAGGCCGCGTTCCAGAGCGGGCTGCTCGAGGCCGGGGTCGCGCCGGACAACGGCTTCACGTTCGACCACCTCGACGGGACCAAGGTCGGCGGGTCCATTTTCGACGCCGACGGGCGGCGGCACACGGCCGCGGACCTGCTCAGGTACGCGCGCGCCGAGGGGCTCGACGTGCTGCTACGGGCCAGAGTGGCCAAGATCTTGTTCGTTAACGTCAGAG GGAGACGACCTGTGGCACGCGGCGTGGTGTTCCACGACTCCGAGGGGCGGATGCACAAGGCGTACCTCAACGCGGGCCGCCGGAACGAGATCATCCTATCGGCGGGCGCCATGGGCAGCCCCCAGCTACTGATGCTCAGCGGCGTCGGCCCAGCCGACCACCTCAGCTCGTTCGGCATCACCCTCGTGCACGACCAGCCCGCGGTCGGCCAGGGGATGTCGGACAACCCCATGAACGCCATCTACGTGCCGTCGCCTTCCCCGGTCGAGGTCTCGCTCATACAGGTCGTCGGCATCACCCAGGTCGGGAGCTACATCGAGGGCGCCAGCGGGTCCAACTGGGGCGTCCCGCAATCAGCCTCCGGCGGTGGTGTCGACCGGCCGCGCAACTTCGGCATGTTCTCTCCACAG ACGGGGCAGCTGGCCACGGTGCCTCCGAAGCAGCGCACGCCGGAGGCCATCGAGCGCGCAGCGGAGTCGATGAGGCAGCTCGACGACTCGGCCTTCCGCGGCGGCTTCATCCTGGAGAAGGTCCTCGGCCCGCTGTCCACGGGCCACCTCGAGCTGCGCAGCCGCGACCCCGACGACAACCCGTCGGTGACGTTCAACTACTTCTCGCACCCAGAGGACCTCCGCCGCTGCGTGGCCGGCTTGTCGGTCATCGAGAGCGTCATCCACTCCAAGGCCTTCGAGAACTTCACGTACTCCTACTTCTCCATGGAGACGCTGCTCAACATGTCGACCGGGTTCCCGGTCAACCTGCTGCCCCGGCACGACAGCGACTCCACGTCGCTTGAGATGTTCTGCAAGGACACCGTCATGACCATCTGGCACTACCACGGCGGCTGCCAGGTCGGCAGGGTCGTCGACGCTGAGTACCGAGTGCTCGGCGTCGACGCGCTGCGCGTCATCGACGGCTCCACTTTCAACGCCTCGCCAGGAACCAACCCGCAGGCCACCGTCATGATGCTCGGCAG GTATATGGGAGTCAGAATCCAAAATGAAAGGTTGAAAGCTGAAGGAGTAGAGGGAACAAAACTGTAA
- the LOC110436325 gene encoding copper chaperone for superoxide dismutase, chloroplastic isoform X2 has translation MVGGFLRAFAAASAVPAAAAAAYALSSSSAPCSPKLRFPLPASLLSAAAASSSSTSGRAPSAVPPMATAAAAAADLSAPDKQDSALPELTTEFMVDMKCEGCVTAVKNKLQTLEGIKNIEVDLSNQVVRVLGSLPVKTMLDALHQTGRDARLIGQGNPNDFLVSAAVAEFKGPVIFGVVRLAQVNMELARVEATFSGLSPGKHGWSINQFGDLTRGAESTGNVYNPPDHLSNKPLGDLGTLEAGENGEAHFSGPKEKLRVVDLIGRSIALYATEDRSDPGIAAAVIARSAGVGENYKKLCTCDGVTIWESS, from the exons ATGGTGGGCGGCTTCCTCCGGGCCTTCGCCGCCGCTTCCGCTGTGCCCGCAGCAGCTGCCGCAGCCTACGCCCTCTCTTCCTCCTCCGCCCCCTGCTCCCCGAAGCTCCGCTTCCCTCTGCCTGCCTCCTtgctctccgccgccgccgcctcctcctcctcgaccTCCGGGCGCGCTCCCAGCGCCGTGCCCCCGatggccaccgccgccgcggccgcggccgatcTCTCGGCGCCCGATAAG CAGGACTCGGCGCTTCCGGAGCTCACG ACGGAATTCATGGTGGACATGAAATGTGAGGGATGCGTAACAGCTGTGAAAAACAAGCTGCAAACTCTTGAAG GAATAAAAAACATTGAGGTGGACTTGTCTAACCAAGTTGTTAGGGTTCTGGGATCTCTTCCAGTGAAGACAATGCTAGACGCCCTTCATCAAACAGGTCGAGATGCACGACTGATTGGCCAAGGGAACCCAAATG ATTTCTTAGTTTCCGCTGCTGTAGCTGAGTTTAAAGGGCCAGTTATATTTGGTGTTGTTCGTTTGGCCCAAGTAAACATGGAGTTGGCTAGAGTTGAAGCCACGTTTAGTGGTCTATCACCTGGTAAACATGGATGGTCAATAAATCAGTTTGGAGATTTGACAAGAGGTGCAGAAAGCACTGGCAATGTATATAATCCGCCAGATCATTTATCCAATAAG CCGCTTGGTGACCTGGGAACACTAGAAGCTGGAGAGAATGGGGAAGCCCATTTCTCAGGACCGAAGGAGAAACTGAGAGTCGTTGACTTGATTGGCCGCTCTATTGCTCTGTATGCAACCGAGGACAGATCAGACCCCGGCATTGCTGCAGCCGTGATTGCAAGAAGCGCCGGCGTAGGAGAGAACTACAAGAAGCTCTGCACTTGTGATGGTGTCACCATTTGGGAATCAAGCTAA
- the LOC110436325 gene encoding copper chaperone for superoxide dismutase, chloroplastic isoform X1, with amino-acid sequence MVGGFLRAFAAASAVPAAAAAAYALSSSSAPCSPKLRFPLPASLLSAAAASSSSTSGRAPSAVPPMATAAAAAADLSAPDKQQDSALPELTTEFMVDMKCEGCVTAVKNKLQTLEGIKNIEVDLSNQVVRVLGSLPVKTMLDALHQTGRDARLIGQGNPNDFLVSAAVAEFKGPVIFGVVRLAQVNMELARVEATFSGLSPGKHGWSINQFGDLTRGAESTGNVYNPPDHLSNKPLGDLGTLEAGENGEAHFSGPKEKLRVVDLIGRSIALYATEDRSDPGIAAAVIARSAGVGENYKKLCTCDGVTIWESS; translated from the exons ATGGTGGGCGGCTTCCTCCGGGCCTTCGCCGCCGCTTCCGCTGTGCCCGCAGCAGCTGCCGCAGCCTACGCCCTCTCTTCCTCCTCCGCCCCCTGCTCCCCGAAGCTCCGCTTCCCTCTGCCTGCCTCCTtgctctccgccgccgccgcctcctcctcctcgaccTCCGGGCGCGCTCCCAGCGCCGTGCCCCCGatggccaccgccgccgcggccgcggccgatcTCTCGGCGCCCGATAAG CAGCAGGACTCGGCGCTTCCGGAGCTCACG ACGGAATTCATGGTGGACATGAAATGTGAGGGATGCGTAACAGCTGTGAAAAACAAGCTGCAAACTCTTGAAG GAATAAAAAACATTGAGGTGGACTTGTCTAACCAAGTTGTTAGGGTTCTGGGATCTCTTCCAGTGAAGACAATGCTAGACGCCCTTCATCAAACAGGTCGAGATGCACGACTGATTGGCCAAGGGAACCCAAATG ATTTCTTAGTTTCCGCTGCTGTAGCTGAGTTTAAAGGGCCAGTTATATTTGGTGTTGTTCGTTTGGCCCAAGTAAACATGGAGTTGGCTAGAGTTGAAGCCACGTTTAGTGGTCTATCACCTGGTAAACATGGATGGTCAATAAATCAGTTTGGAGATTTGACAAGAGGTGCAGAAAGCACTGGCAATGTATATAATCCGCCAGATCATTTATCCAATAAG CCGCTTGGTGACCTGGGAACACTAGAAGCTGGAGAGAATGGGGAAGCCCATTTCTCAGGACCGAAGGAGAAACTGAGAGTCGTTGACTTGATTGGCCGCTCTATTGCTCTGTATGCAACCGAGGACAGATCAGACCCCGGCATTGCTGCAGCCGTGATTGCAAGAAGCGCCGGCGTAGGAGAGAACTACAAGAAGCTCTGCACTTGTGATGGTGTCACCATTTGGGAATCAAGCTAA
- the LOC8057611 gene encoding cytochrome P450 704C1, with protein sequence MDSPPGQPTVVTLILALLLVLYLALRRRAGAGGAKNRSYPPVAGTVLHQLFNFGRLMEYHTELSRRYRTFRMLTPSSSYIYTVEPANVEYILKTNFSNYGKGSKVHEVGEDLLGDGIFSVDGAKWRHQRKVASHEFSTRVLRDYSTGVFRDTAAELAGIVAADAGEKVDMQDLLLRSTLDSIFTVGFGVRLGVLSGSSKEGAAFAKAFDDASEQVLHRFLDPFWKAKRFLNFSLETAMKRSVRTINDFVYAVVDKKIEQMGRDQQEFAKKEDILSRFLVERESDPGCFDNKYLRDIILNFVIAGRDTTAGTLSWFLYVLCRNQHIQDKVAEEVRAAATSGDGDLGAPELVACLTDDAIGKMHYLHAALTETLRLYPAVPIDVKCCFSDDTLPDGYAVNKGDMVHYQPYQMGRMQFLWGADAEEFRPERWLDDGGVFVPESPFKFTAFQAGPRVCLGKEFAYRQMKIFAAVLLYLFRFEMWDANATVGYRAMLTLKMDGPLYVRASLRR encoded by the exons ATGGACTCGCCGCCGGGCCAACCCACGGTGGTCACCCTGATACTTGCTCTCCTCCTAGTTCTATACCTCGCGCTCCGgcgccgcgccggcgccggcggcgccaaGAACCGGAGCTACCCGCCGGTGGCCGGCACCGTGCTCCACCAGCTGTTCAACTTCGGCCGCCTGATGGAGTACCACACTGAGCTCTCCCGCAGGTACCGTACTTTCCGCATGCTCACCCCGAGCAGCAGCTACATCTACACCGTCGAGCCCGCCAACGTGGAGTACATCCTCAAGACCAACTTCTCCAACTACGGCAAGGGGAGCAAGGTGCACGAGGTGGGCGAGGACCTCCTCGGCGACGGCATCTTCAGCGTGGACGGCGCCAAGTGGCGGCACCAGCGGAAGGTCGCCAGCCACGAGTTCTCCACGCGGGTGCTGCGCGACTACAGCACCGGCGTGTTCCGCGACACGGCCGCGGAGCTCGCGGGCATCGTGGCCGCCGACGCCGGGGAGAAGGTGGACATGCAGGACCTGCTGCTGCGGTCGACGCTGGACTCCATCTTCACGGTCGGGTTTGGGGTCAGACTGGGCGTTCTCTCCGGGTCTAGCAAGGAAGGCGCCGCGTTCGCCAAGGCGTTCGACGATGCCAGCGAGCAGGTGTTACACCGCTTCTTGGACCCGTTTTGGAAGGCCAAGAGGTTCCTAAACTTCTCGTTGGAGACGGCCATGAAGCGCTCGGTCCGCACCATCAACGACTTCGTCTACGCCGTCGTCGACAAGAAGATCGAGCAGATGGGAAGAGACCAACAAGAATTT GCCAAGAAAGAGGACATCCTGTCGAGGTTCTTGGTGGAGCGGGAGAGCGATCCCGGCTGCTTCGACAACAAGTACCTGCGGGACATCATCCTCAACTTCGTGATCGCCGGCCGCGACACCACGGCGGGGACGCTGTCGTGGTTCCTCTACGTGCTGTGCCGGAACCAGCACATCCAGGACAAGGTCGCCGAGGAGgtgcgcgccgccgccacctccgGCGACGGCGACCTCGGCGCCCCGGAGCTCGTCGCGTGCCTGACCGACGAcgccatcggcaagatgcactACCTGCACGCAGCGCTGACGGAGACCCTCCGGCTCTACCCTGCTGTGCCCATC GATGTCAAGTGCTGCTTTTCGGACGACACGTTGCCGGACGGCTACGCCGTCAACAAAGGGGACATGGTGCACTACCAGCCGTACCAAATGGGCAGGATGCAGTTCCTGTGGGGCGCCGACGCCGAGGAGTTCCGGCCGGAGAGGTGGCTCGACGACGGCGGGGTGTTCGTCCCCGAGAGCCCCTTCAAGTTCACGGCTTTCCAG GCTGGCCCTCGCGTCTGCTTGGGAAAGGAATTCGCGTACAGGCAGATGAAGATCTTCGCGGCCGTGCTTCTCTACCTGTTCAGGTTTGAGATGTGGGATGCCAACGCCACCGTGGGTTACCGGGCCATGCTCACTCTCAAAATGGATGGCCCGCTCTATGTTCGTGCGTCGCTCCGGCGGTGA
- the LOC8060415 gene encoding subtilisin-like protease SBT1.3, which produces MDFRGIRWRKALPMCLALVALQACLPARAAAPKTYIVQMAASEMPSSFDFHHEWYASTVKTVSSVQLEGGADDPYARIVYNYETAFHGFAAKLDEDEAERMAEADGVVTVLPETVLRLHTTRSPDFLGISPEISNSIWSAGLADHDVVVGVLDTGIWPESPSFSDKGLGPVPAKWKGLCQTGRGFTIANCNRKIIGARIFYNGYEASSGPINETAELKSPRDQDGHGTHTAATAAGAPVPDASLFGYASGVARGMAPRARVAAYKVCWAGGCFSSDILAAVDRAVADGVDVLSISLGGGSSPYFRDSLAIASFGAMQMGVFVACSGGNAGPDPISLTNQSPWITTVGASTMDRDFPATVTLGNGANITGVSLYKGRRNLSSKEQYPLVYMGGNSSIPDPRSLCLEGTLQPHEVAGKIVICDRGISPRVQKGQVVKNAGGVGMILANTPANGEELVADSHLLPAVAVGESEAIAAKKYSKTAPKPTATLSFDGTKLGIRPSPVVAAFSSRGPNFLTLEILKPDVIAPGVNILAAWSGDASPSSLSSDRRRVGFNILSGTSMSCPHVAGVAALIKASHPDWSPAKIKSALMTTAYVHDNTYRSLKDAATGKASTPFDHGAGHIHPLRALNPGLVYDIGQDDYLEFLCVENLTPLQLRSFTKNSNKTCKHTFSSPGDLNYPAISAVFAEQPSAALTVRRTVTNVGPPSSTYHVKVTEFKGADIVVEPSTLHFTSSNQKLTYKVTMTTKVAQKTPEFGALSWSDGVHIVRSPLILTWLPPM; this is translated from the coding sequence ATGGATTTCCGCGGCATCAGATGgaggaaggctctgccgatgtgCCTAGCTCTTGTGGCTCTGCAAGCATGCCTCCCTGCTCGCGCGGCGGCTCCCAAGACTTACATCGTTCAGATGGCCGCGTCTGAGATGCCGAGCTCGTTCGATTTCCACCACGAATGGTACGCATCCACTGTGAAAACCGTGAGCTCTGTGCAGCTGGAAGGAGGTGCGGACGACCCTTACGCGAGGATCGTCTACAACTACGAGACGGCGTTCCACGGCTTCGCGGCGAAGCTGGACGAGGACGAGGCCGAGCGGATGGCCGAGGCGGACGGCGTGGTGACCGTGCTCCCAGAGACGGTCTTGCGGCTGCACACCACCAGGAGCCCGGACTTCCTGGGCATCAGCCCGGAGATCAGCAACAGCATATGGTCCGCCGGGCTGGCCGACCacgacgtcgtcgtcggcgtGCTCGACACCGGCATCTGGCCCGAGAGCCCCAGCTTTAGCGACAAGGGCCTCGGCCCAGTGCCGGCCAAGTGGAAGGGCCTGTGCCAGACCGGCCGCGGCTTCACCATAGCCAACTGCAACCGCAAGATAATCGGCGCGCGCATCTTCTACAACGGCTACGAGGCCTCGTCGGGCCCCATCAACGAGACGGCCGAGCTCAAGTCTCCGCGGGACCAGGACGGCCACGGCACGCACACCGCGGCCACCGCCGCGGGCGCGCCCGTGCCGGACGCCAGCCTCTTCGGCTACGCCAGCGGCGTCGCCCGTGGCATGGCGCCCCGCGCCCGCGTCGCGGCGTACAAGGTGTGCTGGGCGGGGGGCTGCTTCAGCTCCGACATCCTGGCGGCCGTCGACCGCGCCGTGGCGGACGGCGTCGacgtgctctccatctccctaGGCGGCGGCTCGTCCCCCTACTTCCGCGACAGCCTGGCCATCGCGTCGTTCGGTGCCATGCAGATGGGTGTGTTCGTCGCCTGCTCAGGCGGCAACGCCGGCCCGGACCCCATTAGCCTCACCAACCAGTCGCCGTGGATAACCACCGTGGGCGCGAGCACCATGGACCGGGACTTCCCGGCCACGGTGACGCTCGGCAACGGCGCAAACATCACCGGCGTTTCACTCTACAAAGGCCGGCGAAATCTTTCGTCCAAGGAGCAGTATCCGTTAGTGTACATGGGCGGCAACTCGAGCATCCCTGACCCCAGGTCCCTGTGCCTGGAGGGGACACTCCAGCCCCACGAGGTCGCTGGAAAGATTGTGATTTGCGACCGCGGCATTAGTCCTCGGGTGCAGAAGGGTCAGGTTGTCAAGAACGCCGGTGGCGTGGGCATGATACTCGCCAACACACCGGCAAACGGCGAGGAGCTTGTCGCCGACAGCCACCTCCTGCCTGCGGTGGCCGTCGGGGAGTCTGAAGCCATTGCCGCCAAGAAGTACAGCAAAACCGCCCCGAAACCAACCGCGACGCTCAGCTTCGACGGGACGAAGCTCGGGATCCGCCCATCGCCAGTCGTCGCCGCGTTCTCGTCCCGGGGACCCAACTTCCTGACCCTGGAGATCCTCAAGCCGGACGTCATCGCGCCCGGCGTGAACATCTTGGCGGCATGGAGCGGCGACGCCAGCCCGTCGAGCTTGTCCAGCGACCGCCGGCGCGTCGGGTTCAACATCCTGTCGGGGACGTCCATGTCGTGCCCGCACGTCGCCGGCGTGGCTGCGCTGATCAAGGCCAGCCACCCGGACTGGAGCCCCGCGAAGATCAAGTCCGCGCTGATGACCACCGCGTACGTGCACGACAACACGTACCGGTCGCTGAAGGACGCGGCCACCGGCAAGGCGTCCACGCCGTTCGATCACGGAGCTGGGCACATACACCCGCTGCGTGCTCTCAACCCTGGCCTGGTCTACGACATCGGCCAGGACGACTACCTGGAGTTCCTCTGCGTGGAGAACCTGACGCCGTTGCAGCTCAGGTCCTTCACCAAGAACTCGAACAAGACATGCAAGCACACCTTCAGCTCGCCGGGTGACTTGAATTATCCGGCAATCTCCGCGGTCTTCGCGGAGCAGCCATCTGCTGCGCTGACGGTGCGTCGCACCGTGACGAACGTCGGACCGCCATCTTCGACTTACCATGTCAAGGTTACAGAGTTCAAAGGCGCAGACATTGTCGTCGAACCAAGCACCCTGCATTTCACAAGCTCGAATCAGAAGCTGACCTACAAGGTGACGATGACAACCAAGGTTGCCCAGAAGACACCGGAGTTCGGAGCGCTGTCCTGGAGCGACGGCGTCCACATCGTCCGGAGCCCCCTCATCCTCACATGGCTGCCACCGATGTGA